In Nomia melanderi isolate GNS246 chromosome 5, iyNomMela1, whole genome shotgun sequence, a single genomic region encodes these proteins:
- the mats gene encoding MOB kinase activator-like 1 isoform X6, which produces MKHAAATLGSGNLRLAVMLPEGEDLNEWVAVNTVDFFNQINMLYGTITEFCTEESCPIMSAGPKYEYHWADGHTVKKPIKCSAPKYIDYLMTWVQDQLDDETLFPSKIGVPFPKNFLSIAKTILKRLFRVYAHIYHQHFSEVVQLGEEAHLNTSFKHFIFFVQEFNLIERRELAPLQELIEKLTAKDAR; this is translated from the exons ATGAAACATGCTGCTGCCACTCTAGGATCTGGCAATCTAAGGCTTGCAGTTATGCTTCCAGAGGGTGAAGATTTGAATGAATGGGTCGCTGTAAATA CTGttgatttttttaatcaaatcaaCATGTTATATGGCACTATCACAGAATTTTGCACAGAAGAAAGTTGTCCCATCATGTCTGCAGGACCGAAATACGAGTACCATTGGGCTGATGGGCACACTGTCAAGAAGCCGATCAAGTGTTCTGCACCAAAGTATATTGACTACTTAATGACTTGGGTGCAGGATCAGTTAGACGACGAAACATTATTCCCTTCAAAAATTg GTGTTCCCTTCCCAAAAAATTTCTTGTCCATCGCGAAGACAATATTAAAACGACTGTTCAGAGTGTACGCCCACATTTATCATCAGCACTTCAGCGAAGTGGTACAACTAGGAGAGGAGGCACATTTAAATACGTCTTTCAAACACTTCATCTTTTTCGTTCAG GAATTCAATTTGATCGAGAGAAGGGAATTAGCGCCGTTACAAGAATTAATAGAGAAATTAACGGCGAAGGACGCCCGATGA
- the mats gene encoding MOB kinase activator-like 1 isoform X3 produces MKNERIGSRSSKTFKPKKNIPEGTHQYDLMKHAAATLGSGNLRLAVMLPEGEDLNEWVAVNTVDFFNQINMLYGTITEFCTEESCPIMSAGPKYEYHWADGHTVKKPIKCSAPKYIDYLMTWVQDQLDDETLFPSKIGVPFPKNFLSIAKTILKRLFRVYAHIYHQHFSEVVQLGEEAHLNTSFKHFIFFVQEFNLIERRELAPLQELIEKLTAKDAR; encoded by the exons atgaagaatgaaagaat TGGAAGCAGATCTTCGAAAACCTTCAagccaaagaaaaatattcctgAGGGGACTCATCAATATGACTTGATGAAACATGCTGCTGCCACTCTAGGATCTGGCAATCTAAGGCTTGCAGTTATGCTTCCAGAGGGTGAAGATTTGAATGAATGGGTCGCTGTAAATA CTGttgatttttttaatcaaatcaaCATGTTATATGGCACTATCACAGAATTTTGCACAGAAGAAAGTTGTCCCATCATGTCTGCAGGACCGAAATACGAGTACCATTGGGCTGATGGGCACACTGTCAAGAAGCCGATCAAGTGTTCTGCACCAAAGTATATTGACTACTTAATGACTTGGGTGCAGGATCAGTTAGACGACGAAACATTATTCCCTTCAAAAATTg GTGTTCCCTTCCCAAAAAATTTCTTGTCCATCGCGAAGACAATATTAAAACGACTGTTCAGAGTGTACGCCCACATTTATCATCAGCACTTCAGCGAAGTGGTACAACTAGGAGAGGAGGCACATTTAAATACGTCTTTCAAACACTTCATCTTTTTCGTTCAG GAATTCAATTTGATCGAGAGAAGGGAATTAGCGCCGTTACAAGAATTAATAGAGAAATTAACGGCGAAGGACGCCCGATGA
- the mats gene encoding MOB kinase activator-like 1 isoform X4: MSFLFGSRSSKTFKPKKNIPEGTHQYDLMKHAAATLGSGNLRLAVMLPEGEDLNEWVAVNTVDFFNQINMLYGTITEFCTEESCPIMSAGPKYEYHWADGHTVKKPIKCSAPKYIDYLMTWVQDQLDDETLFPSKIGVPFPKNFLSIAKTILKRLFRVYAHIYHQHFSEVVQLGEEAHLNTSFKHFIFFVQEFNLIERRELAPLQELIEKLTAKDAR, from the exons ATGAGCTTCCTATT TGGAAGCAGATCTTCGAAAACCTTCAagccaaagaaaaatattcctgAGGGGACTCATCAATATGACTTGATGAAACATGCTGCTGCCACTCTAGGATCTGGCAATCTAAGGCTTGCAGTTATGCTTCCAGAGGGTGAAGATTTGAATGAATGGGTCGCTGTAAATA CTGttgatttttttaatcaaatcaaCATGTTATATGGCACTATCACAGAATTTTGCACAGAAGAAAGTTGTCCCATCATGTCTGCAGGACCGAAATACGAGTACCATTGGGCTGATGGGCACACTGTCAAGAAGCCGATCAAGTGTTCTGCACCAAAGTATATTGACTACTTAATGACTTGGGTGCAGGATCAGTTAGACGACGAAACATTATTCCCTTCAAAAATTg GTGTTCCCTTCCCAAAAAATTTCTTGTCCATCGCGAAGACAATATTAAAACGACTGTTCAGAGTGTACGCCCACATTTATCATCAGCACTTCAGCGAAGTGGTACAACTAGGAGAGGAGGCACATTTAAATACGTCTTTCAAACACTTCATCTTTTTCGTTCAG GAATTCAATTTGATCGAGAGAAGGGAATTAGCGCCGTTACAAGAATTAATAGAGAAATTAACGGCGAAGGACGCCCGATGA
- the mats gene encoding MOB kinase activator-like 1 isoform X1, protein MYREYRVDDLVLVKSEIPATGESRKLSPKCRGPYERSGSRSSKTFKPKKNIPEGTHQYDLMKHAAATLGSGNLRLAVMLPEGEDLNEWVAVNTVDFFNQINMLYGTITEFCTEESCPIMSAGPKYEYHWADGHTVKKPIKCSAPKYIDYLMTWVQDQLDDETLFPSKIGVPFPKNFLSIAKTILKRLFRVYAHIYHQHFSEVVQLGEEAHLNTSFKHFIFFVQEFNLIERRELAPLQELIEKLTAKDAR, encoded by the exons ATGTATCGCGAATATCGAGTAGATGATTTAGTTCTTGTAAAAAGCGAAATACCTGCGACTGGCGAAAGTCGGAAATTGTCACCAAAATGTCGAGGACCATATGAGAGAAG TGGAAGCAGATCTTCGAAAACCTTCAagccaaagaaaaatattcctgAGGGGACTCATCAATATGACTTGATGAAACATGCTGCTGCCACTCTAGGATCTGGCAATCTAAGGCTTGCAGTTATGCTTCCAGAGGGTGAAGATTTGAATGAATGGGTCGCTGTAAATA CTGttgatttttttaatcaaatcaaCATGTTATATGGCACTATCACAGAATTTTGCACAGAAGAAAGTTGTCCCATCATGTCTGCAGGACCGAAATACGAGTACCATTGGGCTGATGGGCACACTGTCAAGAAGCCGATCAAGTGTTCTGCACCAAAGTATATTGACTACTTAATGACTTGGGTGCAGGATCAGTTAGACGACGAAACATTATTCCCTTCAAAAATTg GTGTTCCCTTCCCAAAAAATTTCTTGTCCATCGCGAAGACAATATTAAAACGACTGTTCAGAGTGTACGCCCACATTTATCATCAGCACTTCAGCGAAGTGGTACAACTAGGAGAGGAGGCACATTTAAATACGTCTTTCAAACACTTCATCTTTTTCGTTCAG GAATTCAATTTGATCGAGAGAAGGGAATTAGCGCCGTTACAAGAATTAATAGAGAAATTAACGGCGAAGGACGCCCGATGA
- the mats gene encoding MOB kinase activator-like 1 isoform X2, with protein MSRSYTLIGSRSSKTFKPKKNIPEGTHQYDLMKHAAATLGSGNLRLAVMLPEGEDLNEWVAVNTVDFFNQINMLYGTITEFCTEESCPIMSAGPKYEYHWADGHTVKKPIKCSAPKYIDYLMTWVQDQLDDETLFPSKIGVPFPKNFLSIAKTILKRLFRVYAHIYHQHFSEVVQLGEEAHLNTSFKHFIFFVQEFNLIERRELAPLQELIEKLTAKDAR; from the exons ATGTCTAGGTCTTATACGTTAAT TGGAAGCAGATCTTCGAAAACCTTCAagccaaagaaaaatattcctgAGGGGACTCATCAATATGACTTGATGAAACATGCTGCTGCCACTCTAGGATCTGGCAATCTAAGGCTTGCAGTTATGCTTCCAGAGGGTGAAGATTTGAATGAATGGGTCGCTGTAAATA CTGttgatttttttaatcaaatcaaCATGTTATATGGCACTATCACAGAATTTTGCACAGAAGAAAGTTGTCCCATCATGTCTGCAGGACCGAAATACGAGTACCATTGGGCTGATGGGCACACTGTCAAGAAGCCGATCAAGTGTTCTGCACCAAAGTATATTGACTACTTAATGACTTGGGTGCAGGATCAGTTAGACGACGAAACATTATTCCCTTCAAAAATTg GTGTTCCCTTCCCAAAAAATTTCTTGTCCATCGCGAAGACAATATTAAAACGACTGTTCAGAGTGTACGCCCACATTTATCATCAGCACTTCAGCGAAGTGGTACAACTAGGAGAGGAGGCACATTTAAATACGTCTTTCAAACACTTCATCTTTTTCGTTCAG GAATTCAATTTGATCGAGAGAAGGGAATTAGCGCCGTTACAAGAATTAATAGAGAAATTAACGGCGAAGGACGCCCGATGA
- the mats gene encoding MOB kinase activator-like 1 isoform X5: MDFLSGSRSSKTFKPKKNIPEGTHQYDLMKHAAATLGSGNLRLAVMLPEGEDLNEWVAVNTVDFFNQINMLYGTITEFCTEESCPIMSAGPKYEYHWADGHTVKKPIKCSAPKYIDYLMTWVQDQLDDETLFPSKIGVPFPKNFLSIAKTILKRLFRVYAHIYHQHFSEVVQLGEEAHLNTSFKHFIFFVQEFNLIERRELAPLQELIEKLTAKDAR; this comes from the exons ATGGATTTTTTAAGTGGAAGCAGATCTTCGAAAACCTTCAagccaaagaaaaatattcctgAGGGGACTCATCAATATGACTTGATGAAACATGCTGCTGCCACTCTAGGATCTGGCAATCTAAGGCTTGCAGTTATGCTTCCAGAGGGTGAAGATTTGAATGAATGGGTCGCTGTAAATA CTGttgatttttttaatcaaatcaaCATGTTATATGGCACTATCACAGAATTTTGCACAGAAGAAAGTTGTCCCATCATGTCTGCAGGACCGAAATACGAGTACCATTGGGCTGATGGGCACACTGTCAAGAAGCCGATCAAGTGTTCTGCACCAAAGTATATTGACTACTTAATGACTTGGGTGCAGGATCAGTTAGACGACGAAACATTATTCCCTTCAAAAATTg GTGTTCCCTTCCCAAAAAATTTCTTGTCCATCGCGAAGACAATATTAAAACGACTGTTCAGAGTGTACGCCCACATTTATCATCAGCACTTCAGCGAAGTGGTACAACTAGGAGAGGAGGCACATTTAAATACGTCTTTCAAACACTTCATCTTTTTCGTTCAG GAATTCAATTTGATCGAGAGAAGGGAATTAGCGCCGTTACAAGAATTAATAGAGAAATTAACGGCGAAGGACGCCCGATGA